One window of Quercus robur chromosome 5, dhQueRobu3.1, whole genome shotgun sequence genomic DNA carries:
- the LOC126726601 gene encoding phospholipase A1-Igamma1, chloroplastic — translation MEVSPSRQVRKEKGAKKTKWVLKLKSGVTWKAIKMASSSTTKLNRFHLTCASSMKQLSLVRVQAEEAVKPIQQAHTKKKASHVVTKSLLSLLQLPYTASDFIDWGDLMTPTKSPKENISTKWREIHGLHNWDSLLDPLHPWLRREIIKYGEFAQATYDGFEFDPLSEFCGSCRYNRHKLFEELGLTNHGYKVTKYIYAMSHVDVPSWFERSHLGETWSKDSNWMGYVAVSNDEESERIGRRDIVMAWRGTIAPTEWFTDLKAMLEPIGDGKIKVQHGFRSIYKSRSELTRYNKLSASEQVMEEVNRLVKFYKAKGEEISFTITGHSLGGALALLNAYEAATSIPGLPISVISFGAPRVGNLAFKEKLDEMGVKTLRIVVKQDIVPKFPGFICNNILHKLNFVTKKFNWVYRHVGSQLELDMFMSPYLKRESDLIGSHNLEIYLHHVDGFLSKQRKFRWTARRDVALVNKTTDMLIEELRIPKFWYQLPYKGLVLNKHGRWVKPSREPEDVPSPLSVASKNELH, via the coding sequence ATGGAGGTATCACCATCGAGGCAagtcagaaaagaaaaaggagcaaaGAAAACCAAATGGGTATTGAAGTTGAAGTCTGGTGTAACTTGGAAGGCCATCAAAATGGCATCATCATCCACTACGAAGCTTAATCGTTTTCATCTAACTTGTGCTTCAAGCATGAAACAACTCTCCCTAGTCCGGGTTCAAGCAGAGGAGGCTGTTAAGCCAATTCAACAAGCACATACAAAGAAAAAAGCTTCTCATGTTGTCACAAAATCCCTATTATCCCTCCTCCAATTGCCATACACAGCTTCAGATTTTATAGACTGGGGTGATCTAATGACTCCCACCAAGTCTCCAAAGGAAAACATATCAACGAAATGGCGTGAAATTCATGGTTTGCACAATTGGGACAGTCTTCTTGACCCTCTCCATCCTTGGCTTCGACGAGAAATTATTAAATACGGAGAATTTGCGCAGGCTACTTAtgatggatttgaatttgatccTTTGTCCGAGTTTTGTGGGAGTTGTAGATACAACCGGCACAAGCTTTTCGAAGAATTAGGCCTAACAAATCATGGTTACAAGGTTACCAAGTACATCTACGCCATGTCACATGTAGATGTTCCGAGTTGGTTTGAGAGGTCACATCTAGGTGAAACATGGAGCAAAGATTCCAATTGGATGGGCTATGTAGCGGTTAGCAATGATGAAGAATCAGAAAGGATTGGAAGAAGAGACATAGTCATGGCATGGCGAGGTACAATTGCTCCAACGGAATGGTTCACTGATCTTAAGGCAATGCTTGAGCCTATTGGGGATGGGAAAATAAAGGTTCAGCATGGGTTTCGTAGTATATATAAATCAAGGAGTGAGCTCACCAGGTATAACAAGTTGAGTGCTTCTGAGCAAGTCATGGAAGAGGTGAACAGACTCGTAAAGTTCTATAAAGCAAAAGGCGAAGAAATAAGCTTCACCATCACTGGGCATAGCCTTGGTGGTGCTTTGGCTCTCCTCAATGCTTATGAAGCTGCAACTTCAATCCCTGGCCTTCCCATTAGTGTCATTTCTTTTGGAGCACCAAGGGTTGGGAACTTGGCATTTAAGGAAAAGCTTGATGAAATGGGGGTAAAAACACTACGCATTGTAGTTAAGCAAGATATAGTCCCCAAATTTCCAGGGTTCATATGTAACAATATTCTTCATAAGCTTAATTTTGTtactaaaaaattcaattggGTTTATAGGCATGTAGGAAGCCAGTTGGAACTTGACATGTTCATGTCACCTTATTTAAAGCGTGAGTCTGATTTGATAGGCAGCCATAATTTGGAGATATACCTCCATCACGTAGATGGATTTCTTAGTAAGCAGCGCAAGTTTAGGTGGACTGCTCGGAGAGATGTTGCATTGGTGAACAAGACAACAGATATGCTAATTGAGGAGTTGAGGATCCCTAAGTTTTGGTATCAATTGCCTTACAAGGGGCTTGTGCTTAACAAACATGGAAGGTGGGTTAAACCGAGTAGAGAACCTGAAGATGTTCCTTCTCCATTATCTGTAGCATCAAAGAATGAATTGCATTAA